One genomic segment of Novisyntrophococcus fermenticellae includes these proteins:
- a CDS encoding 6-carboxytetrahydropterin synthase — protein MRSITTLELQYAHRFYGFKGEAQYLHGHTGTLTIEVKDSVNMGVNMVFPCNEIKKTAWGVLKNFDHALVLREDDPLLPAILDVYEKQGIKNGAPTNQMKGPAFKTELAIAYPECRLVVTKETMTVEGMIKIVYDLLKDKLNIAKLTFTSGDNAASEEFETENQIDRCPLCGIALDENGVCPKCGYKK, from the coding sequence ATGAGAAGCATTACAACATTAGAATTGCAGTATGCACACAGGTTCTATGGATTTAAAGGAGAAGCACAGTATTTGCACGGCCACACAGGTACCCTGACAATTGAGGTAAAGGATTCTGTTAATATGGGTGTTAATATGGTCTTTCCATGTAATGAAATTAAGAAGACCGCATGGGGCGTCTTGAAGAATTTTGATCATGCACTGGTTCTTCGAGAGGATGATCCTCTGCTGCCTGCAATTCTTGATGTTTACGAAAAGCAGGGCATTAAGAACGGTGCACCGACCAATCAAATGAAAGGACCTGCTTTTAAGACAGAGCTTGCAATCGCATATCCAGAATGTCGTTTGGTGGTTACAAAGGAGACAATGACTGTTGAAGGAATGATCAAGATTGTTTATGACTTGCTGAAGGATAAGCTGAATATTGCAAAACTCACCTTCACCAGCGGTGATAATGCAGCTTCTGAAGAATTTGAAACCGAAAATCAGATTGACCGTTGTCCTCTGTGTGGTATTGCTTTAGATGAAAACGGCGTATGCCCCAAGTGCGGATACAAAAAATAA
- a CDS encoding InlB B-repeat-containing protein — protein MKIKLHKRDRMSKLLYVFITIMIFCVTLPVQVLAAEEPANETICPEEESITGEITGADDEVVLEETILPNEAAQTDIKDAEVRSNTEPQKVIVTFNPNDGETEDYNSFYNVNVPSGGKITEKPENPTREGYQFAGWAYVFEGDNKPLFWDFDEDTVADYNITLWAVWEKVFLVAFDPNDGINTDYNSFYKANVPSGGKITEKPENPTREGYQFAGWAYAFEGDNKPLFWDFDEDTIADYNITLWAVWEKVFLVAFDPNDGINTDFNSFYKANVPSGGKITEKPENPTREGYQFAGWAYAFEGDNKPLFWDFDEDTIADYNITLWAVWEKVFFVAFDPNDGINTDFNSFYKANVPSGGKITEKPENPTREGYQFAGWAYAFEGDNKPLFWDFDKDTVADYNITLWAAWEKEDKGTDADKDDKDNKEDKGTDADKDDKDNKDVSKPGNKKPSVKVYKSSSPQVIRKVSYNPKTSDNSNAVLWTVSGASALGLAVLAVLRKRKGLNKH, from the coding sequence ATGAAAATCAAGCTACACAAAAGGGACCGTATGTCAAAACTACTGTATGTTTTTATAACAATTATGATTTTCTGTGTAACATTACCGGTGCAGGTATTGGCCGCAGAGGAACCGGCTAATGAAACTATTTGTCCGGAGGAAGAAAGTATTACCGGAGAAATTACAGGCGCAGATGATGAAGTTGTTTTAGAAGAAACTATTTTGCCTAATGAAGCTGCTCAAACAGATATTAAGGATGCTGAAGTCCGCAGTAATACGGAGCCACAGAAAGTGATCGTAACTTTTAACCCCAATGATGGTGAAACTGAGGATTATAATAGTTTTTACAACGTTAACGTTCCGTCCGGTGGAAAGATTACCGAAAAGCCGGAAAATCCCACCCGGGAGGGTTATCAATTTGCGGGATGGGCTTATGTTTTTGAGGGAGATAATAAACCATTATTCTGGGATTTTGATGAAGATACGGTTGCGGATTACAACATAACCCTCTGGGCTGTATGGGAAAAAGTCTTTCTTGTGGCTTTTGACCCCAATGACGGTATAAATACAGATTATAATAGTTTTTATAAAGCTAACGTTCCGTCCGGCGGAAAGATTACCGAAAAGCCGGAAAATCCTACCCGGGAGGGTTATCAATTTGCAGGATGGGCTTATGCTTTCGAGGGAGATAATAAACCATTATTCTGGGATTTTGATGAAGATACGATTGCGGATTACAACATAACCCTCTGGGCTGTATGGGAAAAAGTCTTTCTTGTGGCTTTTGACCCCAATGACGGTATAAATACAGATTTTAATAGTTTTTATAAAGCTAACGTTCCGTCCGGCGGAAAGATTACCGAAAAGCCGGAAAATCCTACCCGGGAGGGTTATCAATTTGCAGGATGGGCTTATGCTTTCGAGGGAGATAATAAACCATTATTCTGGGATTTTGATGAAGATACGATTGCGGATTACAACATAACCCTCTGGGCTGTATGGGAAAAAGTCTTTTTTGTGGCTTTTGACCCCAATGACGGTATAAATACAGATTTTAATAGTTTTTATAAAGCTAACGTTCCGTCCGGCGGAAAGATTACCGAAAAGCCGGAAAATCCTACCCGGGAGGGTTATCAATTTGCAGGATGGGCTTATGCTTTCGAGGGAGATAATAAACCATTATTTTGGGATTTTGATAAAGATACGGTTGCGGATTACAACATAACCCTCTGGGCTGCATGGGAAAAAGAAGATAAAGGAACTGATGCTGATAAAGATGACAAGGACAATAAAGAAGATAAAGGAACTGATGCCGATAAAGATGACAAGGACAATAAAGATGTTAGTAAGCCAGGAAATAAAAAGCCTTCAGTAAAGGTTTACAAAAGTAGTTCTCCACAGGTCATCCGTAAGGTGAGTTACAACCCTAAGACGAGTGACAACAGCAATGCAGTTCTATGGACGGTGTCTGGTGCATCGGCACTGGGACTGGCTGTTCTTGCCGTATTGCGTAAAAGGAAAGGGTTGAATAAACATTAA